A DNA window from Hevea brasiliensis isolate MT/VB/25A 57/8 chromosome 2, ASM3005281v1, whole genome shotgun sequence contains the following coding sequences:
- the LOC110638780 gene encoding amino acid transporter AVT1I, which yields MESQNQLPQSQRPSKGTTFLMTCFNGINTLAGVGILAIPYALSQGGWLSLILLFLLAILCWYTGLLLQRCMDEDPAIKTYPDIGLRAFGYKGRALVSIFMYLELFLAAVEFLILEGDNLNKLFPNMGFRVAGLKIEGKQGFVLLTALVILPTTWLRSLGMLAYVSAGGVLASVVLLGCVLWAGAVDGVGFHEGDVLWNWGGLPTAISLFTFCYCAHAVFPTLYNSMKDRSQFSKVLLVCFVTSTVTYGSMAVLGYLMYGEHLRSQVTLNLPIRKISAKIAIYTTLVNPLTKYAVITTPIAKAIEDTFRLGSNKSLSILVRTLVVISTLVVALTIPFFGYVMGFIGAFLSVNVSVLFPCLCYLRINKAARRFGIELVVIVGILISGSFAAIVGTYTSIKQIINHL from the exons ATGGAGAGCCAAAACCAGCTTCCACAATCACAGCGACCTAGCAAAGGCACCACCTTCCTTATGACTTGTTTTAATGGAATTAATACTTTAGCtg GTGTTGGGATCCTAGCAATTCCATATGCACTTTCTCAAGGGGGCTGGCTGAGCTTAATACTTTTGTTTCTGCTAGCAATTCTGTGCTGGTATACAGGGTTACTTCTGCAGCGGTGCATGGATGAAGATCCAGCCATCAAAACCTATCCAGATATAGGGTTGAGAGCCTTTGGATACAAAGGAAGAGCTCTAGTATCCATCTTCATGTATCTTGAGCTATTTTTGGCAGCAGTAGAGTTTCTGATATTAGAAGGTGACAATCTAAACAAGCTGTTTCCAAATATGGGTTTCAGAGTTGCTGGACTGAAAATTGAGGGTAAACAAGGCTTTGTTCTGCTCACTGCCCTTGTAATCTTACCAACAACATGGTTAAGGAGCTTAGGAATGTTGGCTTATGTTTCTGCTGGTGGGGTTTTGGCTTCTGTTGTGCTGCTTGGTTGTGTTTTATGGGCTGGTGCAGTTGATGGTGTAGGGTTCCATGAAGGAGATGTGCTTTGGAACTGGGGAGGTTTGCCTACTGCTATAAGTTTGTTTACCTTCTGTTATTGTGCTCATGCAGTTTTCCCAACATTGTACAATTCCATGAAAGATAGAAGCCAATTTTCTAAG GTTTTACTTGTCTGCTTTGTTACAAGCACTGTCACTTACGGATCAATGGCAGTTCTGGGTTACCTTATGTATGGAGAACATTTGAGGTCTCAGGTGACGTTAAACCTTCCCATCAGAAAAATTAGTGCAAAAATAGCAATATACACCACTCTAGTAAATCCCCTGACCAAGTATGCAGTTATCACTACTCCAATTGCTAAAGCTATTGAGGACACATTTCGTTTAGGAAGCAACAAATCTCTCAGCATCCTCGTCAGAACACTAGTTGTGATCAGCACATTGGTTGTGGCATTAACCATTCCATTTTTTGGCTATGTAATGGGCTTTATTGGTGCTTTTTTGAGTGTCAATGTCTCAGTGTTGTTCCCGTGCCTCTGCTACCTAAGGATTAACAAAGCTGCTCGACGATTTGGGATAGAGCTGGTGGTAATTGTGGGGATCTTGATATCTGGGTCTTTTGCTGCCATTGTAGGTACATACACTTCTATCAAACAAATAATAAACCATCTCTAA